Proteins encoded in a region of the Leopardus geoffroyi isolate Oge1 chromosome E2, O.geoffroyi_Oge1_pat1.0, whole genome shotgun sequence genome:
- the LYPD3 gene encoding ly6/PLAUR domain-containing protein 3 — protein MDPARKAGAQTVIWTTGWLLLLSLLLGEGARALECYSCVQKADDGCSPQKTKTVKCAPGVDVCTEAVGAVETIHGQFSVAVRGCGSGLPGKNDRGLDLHGLLAFIQLQQCAQDRCNAKLNLTSRALNPAGNESAYPSNGAECYSCVGLSHEACRGTAPPVVSCYNASERVYKGCFDGNVTLTAANVTVSLPVRGCVQDEFCTRDAVTGPGFTLSGSCCQGSRCNSDLHNKTFFSPRIPPLVLLPPPKPTTQAPTTSVTTSTPAPTTLVSATKPTTASQTSPREVHPETSQKEESSLAGGAAGHQDRRNMGQHPTGGGAHNKGSSTSSAGLAALVLALAAGTLP, from the exons ATGGACCCTGCCAGGAAAGCAGGCGCCCAGACAGTGATCTGGACCACGGGCTGGCTGCTGCTGTTGTCGCTGCTGCTTGGAGAAG GAGCGCGGGCCCTGGAGTGCTACAGCTGCGTGCAGAAAGCAGATGACGGGTGCTCTCCGCAGAAGACCAAGACCGTGAAGTGCGCGCCGGGCGTGGACGTCTGCACAGAGGCCGTGGGGGCGGTGGAGACCA TCCACGGGCAGTTCTCGGTGGCAGTGCGGGGCTGCGGATCCGGACTCCCGGGCAAGAATGACCGCGGACTGGATCTTCACGGGCTTCTGGCCTTTATACAGCTGCAGCAATGCGCCCAGGACCGCTGCAACGCCAAACTCAACCTCACGTCGCGAGCGCTCAACCCCGCAG GCAATGAGAGTGCGTACCCGTCCAACGGTGCCGAGTGTTACAGCTGCGTGGGGCTGAGCCACGAGGCGTGCCGGGGCACGGCTCCACCTGTCGTGAGCTGCTACAACGCCAGTGAGCGCGTCTACAAGGGCTGTTTCGACGGTAACGTCACCTTGACGGCAG CTAATGTGACTGTATCCTTGCCTGTGCGGGGTTGTGTCCAGGATGAGTTCTGCACGCGGGATGCGGTGACAGGCCCAGGGTTCACACTCAGTGGCTCCTGCTGCCAGGGGTCCCGCTGTAACTCGGACCTCCACAACAAGACCTTTTTCTCCCCTCGGATCCCACCCCTTGTCCTGCTGCCCCCTCCTAAGCCCACCACTCAGGCCCCAACCACCTCTGTCACAACCTCTACTCCAGCCCCAACCACTCTTGTCTCTGCCACTAAACCCACCACGGCCAGCCAGACTTCCCCACGGGAAGTACATCCTGAGACCTCTCAGAAAGAGGAATCTAGCTTGGCTGGAGGTGCCGCTGGCCACCAGGACCGCAGGAATATGGGACAGCACCCTACAGGAGGGGGGGCCCATAATAAAGGCTCTTCAACTTCCTCGGCTGGGTTGGCAGCTCTAGTGTTGGCCTTGGCTGCTGGCACCCTACCATGA